In Lentibacillus amyloliquefaciens, one DNA window encodes the following:
- the istB gene encoding IS21-like element helper ATPase IstB, which produces MEYSVENLQQQLKNLRLSETSKALPSFLRKAETHSWTYQEFLRELLTYEEKRREEKTIEKHLKWAKFPYQKTLDDFDIQELPSLSERQLRQLQELNWLEESFNLIFLGPPGVGKTHIAIGLGLEAIYKGQRVSFISMGELVPLLKTEEFLRKSQLKMKRIREADLVIIDDLMYMAMDQNEANLFFHLINHLYERSSIILTSNKGPEAWGGLLGDQGITTAILDRLLHRSEIIHFEGESHRIKYRESLFPAKSVQN; this is translated from the coding sequence TTGGAATACTCAGTGGAAAATTTACAACAGCAGCTTAAGAATTTAAGACTGTCAGAGACATCAAAAGCATTACCAAGTTTTTTAAGGAAAGCAGAAACCCATTCATGGACCTATCAAGAATTTCTACGTGAATTACTTACGTATGAAGAAAAACGACGTGAAGAAAAAACAATAGAAAAACATCTGAAATGGGCAAAGTTTCCTTATCAAAAAACGCTAGATGACTTTGACATTCAAGAACTGCCATCGCTTAGTGAGCGACAATTAAGGCAGCTACAGGAACTAAATTGGCTTGAAGAGTCATTTAATCTCATATTTTTAGGGCCACCAGGGGTGGGAAAAACACATATAGCAATAGGATTAGGATTAGAAGCCATCTATAAAGGTCAGCGTGTATCGTTTATATCCATGGGAGAACTAGTACCTCTATTAAAAACGGAAGAATTCCTACGGAAATCACAGCTTAAAATGAAACGCATTAGAGAGGCCGATCTCGTCATAATAGACGATCTTATGTATATGGCTATGGATCAAAACGAAGCCAATTTGTTTTTTCACCTTATTAATCATCTGTATGAACGAAGTTCTATCATACTGACATCTAATAAAGGCCCAGAAGCATGGGGAGGATTACTTGGAGATCAGGGAATCACCACGGCGATCTTAGATCGCCTCCTCCATCGCTCGGAGATTATTCACTTTGAGGGGGAAAGCCATAGAATAAAATATCGAGAGTCTTTGTTTCCGGCGAAAAGTGTTCAAAATTAA
- a CDS encoding SU10 major capsid protein, whose translation MSKKCSKLLDGYKQVSLSQEIAKIGVQSTPFTSMLMAKGSIEKALSTVYTWREKTLDTTSDISAEEGAETTTFYESARAELNNVLEIFKKGASVSGSAQAMQQGQLSAEVNDRLLELKINMENKLINGTKDDGSSSGIRKMQGLVNFAEAGNAVDVTGGAMTEQAIKDAMRALWNQNLAEGQYYALVNADIKEDIDAIYQDRYNYSHITTNFGAIADSVNTNYGTVNFILSKNVPAGQAVFFNDAYVDLAYLREPHFEPLAKSGDSVKGQVIAESTLKVGSAKAVGIVTVSA comes from the coding sequence ATGAGCAAAAAGTGTTCAAAACTACTTGACGGTTACAAGCAGGTATCACTAAGTCAGGAGATTGCAAAAATTGGGGTGCAAAGTACACCATTTACATCTATGTTGATGGCAAAAGGTAGTATTGAGAAAGCACTGTCAACTGTTTATACGTGGAGAGAAAAGACGCTTGATACTACTTCTGATATTAGTGCAGAAGAAGGTGCAGAAACGACTACATTCTATGAATCTGCAAGGGCTGAACTGAACAACGTTCTTGAAATCTTCAAGAAAGGTGCAAGTGTTAGTGGTTCAGCACAAGCCATGCAACAAGGTCAACTTTCCGCAGAAGTAAATGATCGTTTGCTAGAACTGAAAATTAATATGGAAAATAAACTAATTAATGGTACTAAAGATGACGGTTCTTCAAGTGGTATTCGTAAGATGCAAGGATTGGTTAATTTCGCAGAAGCAGGTAACGCAGTTGATGTTACTGGCGGTGCTATGACAGAACAAGCAATCAAGGACGCTATGAGAGCATTGTGGAATCAAAACTTGGCGGAAGGTCAATACTATGCACTTGTTAATGCTGATATTAAAGAAGATATTGACGCTATCTATCAAGATCGTTACAACTACAGTCATATTACTACTAATTTCGGCGCAATCGCTGACAGTGTAAACACAAACTATGGTACAGTCAACTTTATCCTAAGTAAAAATGTTCCAGCAGGTCAAGCAGTATTCTTTAATGATGCTTATGTTGATCTTGCTTACTTGCGTGAGCCACACTTTGAGCCACTTGCGAAATCAGGTGACAGTGTTAAAGGTCAGGTAATCGCTGAATCCACTCTTAAAGTTGGTTCAGCCAAAGCGGTTGGAATCGTAACTGTTTCAGCATAA
- a CDS encoding helix-turn-helix domain-containing protein — translation MSEREELLIKRRRKGISQKFLSEKLNCNQSLISRWEKNQCNMSDEKISKYREIIEFQ, via the coding sequence ATGAGCGAACGAGAGGAGTTATTAATAAAACGTAGACGTAAAGGTATCAGTCAAAAATTTCTATCAGAAAAATTAAATTGCAATCAGTCATTAATTTCGAGATGGGAAAAGAATCAATGTAATATGTCAGACGAAAAAATAAGCAAATATAGAGAAATAATAGAATTTCAATAA
- a CDS encoding DNA packaging protein, which translates to MALTKKQKLQKIFNSFELFSRNFIHIVNTQNQTVPMELNLAQQEINDMMTDNRYIIINKARRAGISSMMLARAIFDAVRQPNSNILIVSYEGDSAKALFNTLKFMNENLPRVKYPNLFPDTKRDNKNELLLENGSRVVSTVAGYKDIGRGMSISWAHLSEFAFYSNQEEQLLSIEQALIDKGRISIETTSAGINNHYYKLYQQSKRGNSKYKNYFIPWFHPFYRESKKGEYDEAEQWYKAQTGDRLRKKDLNEEQMRLYEQGANLKQLMWREYKLQDMKIEEFYQEYPSNDMESFISTNRSVFSQEKVLERINYVMPDIPLKELSGVPDSLQKYIGKELKIFHEFNPKKRYYAGVDVAHGSGNGDSSTCTIIDDEGVEVASLGTNKLPVYQFADVLYDLLMWYGQPFTAIERNNVGIVLIEKMRDEYQLMNLYKEKLFDQKGKRKSQLGFTTTVHSKPILLEKFKEHFERGYILLNDTETLEQMQIYQNVNNKMGNKQGTDNHDDKVISASLANLAKDQNKWYI; encoded by the coding sequence ATGGCTTTAACTAAAAAGCAAAAGTTGCAGAAAATATTTAATTCCTTTGAGTTGTTTAGTCGCAATTTTATACATATTGTTAATACGCAGAATCAAACTGTACCTATGGAATTAAACCTTGCACAACAAGAAATAAATGACATGATGACAGATAACCGTTACATTATAATCAACAAAGCCAGACGTGCTGGTATTAGCAGTATGATGCTTGCTAGAGCAATCTTTGATGCTGTTAGACAGCCAAACAGTAACATATTGATTGTGTCGTATGAAGGGGATAGTGCTAAGGCACTCTTTAACACGTTAAAATTTATGAACGAAAATCTGCCAAGGGTAAAATATCCTAATCTGTTCCCTGATACCAAAAGAGATAATAAGAATGAATTGTTGTTAGAAAATGGTAGTCGTGTAGTGAGTACCGTTGCAGGATACAAGGATATTGGACGTGGAATGTCAATCAGTTGGGCACATTTATCGGAATTTGCCTTCTATTCTAATCAGGAAGAACAGTTATTGTCTATTGAACAAGCATTGATAGATAAGGGTAGAATATCCATAGAAACCACCAGTGCGGGCATAAATAACCATTATTATAAGTTGTATCAGCAAAGTAAACGAGGTAACTCAAAGTACAAAAATTACTTCATTCCGTGGTTTCACCCATTTTATAGGGAATCCAAAAAAGGTGAATATGACGAAGCAGAACAGTGGTATAAAGCCCAAACTGGCGATAGGTTACGGAAAAAGGATTTAAATGAAGAACAGATGCGTCTATATGAACAAGGTGCTAACCTGAAACAGTTAATGTGGCGTGAGTATAAGTTACAAGATATGAAAATAGAAGAATTTTATCAGGAATACCCCAGTAATGACATGGAATCGTTCATCAGTACCAATAGATCTGTGTTCTCACAAGAAAAAGTCCTTGAACGTATTAATTATGTTATGCCTGATATACCGTTAAAGGAATTAAGTGGTGTTCCTGATAGTTTGCAGAAATACATAGGCAAAGAATTGAAAATATTTCATGAGTTTAATCCTAAGAAACGCTATTATGCAGGTGTGGACGTGGCACATGGTTCAGGCAATGGCGACAGTTCCACTTGTACGATTATAGATGACGAAGGTGTAGAGGTTGCTTCACTTGGAACGAATAAATTACCAGTTTATCAGTTTGCAGATGTACTTTATGACCTTTTGATGTGGTATGGACAGCCATTTACAGCGATTGAAAGAAATAACGTTGGTATTGTGTTAATTGAAAAAATGCGTGATGAATACCAACTGATGAACTTGTACAAGGAAAAACTCTTTGACCAGAAGGGTAAACGTAAGAGCCAGTTAGGTTTCACAACTACTGTACATAGTAAGCCGATATTATTAGAGAAATTTAAAGAACATTTTGAACGTGGATATATACTATTAAATGACACTGAAACTTTAGAACAGATGCAAATTTATCAAAACGTAAATAATAAAATGGGCAATAAACAAGGTACTGATAACCATGATGACAAAGTAATTTCAGCGTCATTGGCAAACTTGGCTAAAGACCAAAATAAGTGGTATATCTAA
- a CDS encoding phage portal protein has product MDLQEYIKNRYDGQFQKFVMEEINSVPQQQHIRQIIDIKEYLGKNQHKVNTRPNETFNGKEMEVERITLNYAKQIVQFTVNFLLGRNPVQLSGVEDVVQELNRVYKKAKYHKIDYRLLGDLVRYGEAFEYVYVKDGQIYSQVLDVAESYPIYDPETNEMLAFIQYYHSDYVDFYVVFTDDVVAKYNNSQGEDIRLVEQRPNITGLPIHYKTDNEVDSTRGHSPLNDIIDILDSMENLLSEAIDGFGRYITGTPVSIGQQLTNVELPKHGNGVGIALDDDADFKYVTNEFDHKAFESLYGTLRNALMDISNMPNILLNGGSTISNVGDIAVESIFYLSLIRANMNSKYLQDGFEQRLDKIRNVLAIQGITFDDDDYEETSFVFSPDMPKDTTQLIENIESLKGIGAISTESVLDNVSFLDKVSEMERLANEGVEQDSGNTVDE; this is encoded by the coding sequence ATGGACTTACAAGAATATATCAAGAACAGATATGATGGACAGTTTCAGAAATTTGTAATGGAAGAAATTAATAGCGTTCCACAACAACAGCATATTCGTCAAATTATTGATATTAAAGAGTATCTTGGCAAGAATCAGCATAAAGTCAACACTAGACCAAATGAAACATTTAATGGTAAAGAGATGGAAGTCGAACGGATTACATTGAACTATGCAAAGCAAATCGTACAGTTTACTGTTAATTTCTTACTTGGCAGGAATCCAGTACAGTTGTCAGGTGTAGAAGATGTGGTTCAGGAACTCAATCGAGTATATAAGAAAGCCAAATACCATAAGATTGATTATAGATTGTTAGGTGACTTGGTACGATATGGGGAAGCGTTTGAATATGTGTATGTTAAAGATGGGCAAATATATAGTCAAGTCCTAGATGTGGCTGAATCGTACCCTATTTATGACCCTGAAACAAATGAAATGCTTGCCTTTATACAATACTATCATAGCGATTATGTGGATTTCTATGTTGTGTTTACTGATGATGTTGTTGCTAAATATAATAATAGTCAAGGGGAAGATATAAGGTTAGTTGAGCAAAGACCTAACATAACTGGCTTGCCTATACATTATAAGACAGATAATGAGGTTGACAGTACAAGAGGACACAGCCCATTGAATGATATTATAGATATATTAGATAGTATGGAGAACCTTCTTAGTGAAGCCATAGACGGATTTGGACGATATATTACGGGAACGCCTGTTTCTATTGGACAGCAACTAACTAATGTTGAGTTACCAAAGCATGGTAATGGTGTTGGGATTGCTCTTGATGATGATGCAGATTTTAAATATGTGACGAATGAATTTGACCATAAGGCGTTTGAGAGTTTATATGGTACATTGCGTAATGCCCTCATGGATATATCCAACATGCCGAACATATTATTAAATGGTGGCAGTACAATCAGTAACGTAGGCGATATTGCAGTTGAATCAATCTTCTATTTGTCATTGATTAGAGCAAATATGAATAGTAAGTATTTACAAGATGGATTTGAACAGAGATTAGATAAGATCAGAAATGTATTGGCTATACAAGGTATTACATTTGATGATGATGATTATGAAGAAACGTCATTCGTGTTCAGTCCTGATATGCCGAAAGATACCACACAACTGATAGAAAATATTGAAAGTTTAAAGGGTATCGGTGCGATTAGTACGGAAAGTGTGTTGGATAATGTGTCATTCTTGGATAAGGTGAGTGAGATGGAACGATTGGCAAATGAAGGTGTGGAACAGGATAGCGGAAATACAGTTGATGAATAG